In Candidatus Methylomirabilota bacterium, the following proteins share a genomic window:
- the rseP gene encoding RIP metalloprotease RseP → MLDAGSITTFTPAIAFSLLEAVDPRPLLSRLDYVLWAVLVLGALIFVHELGHFLVAKRAGVKVLKFSLGFGPKIIGFRRGETEYLLSAIPLGGYVKMHGEDPKEEVADPEGSFSTKPVGWRSLIILAGPGSNFLLAIVIFWVVFMFGVPTLATKVGEVMEGFPAHEAGVQSGDRITAIDGQPIEKWEELAAQIHKSPGRPVRLTLERGERRFDLVVAPKATRQKNVFGEEQEVGLLGIAPAEEFLTERTNPMTALGRAIYKTYDLSRLILLTFVKLIQGVVPAKTIGGPLLVAQMAGQQARQGVLNLMFFTALLSINLGILNLLPIPILDGGHLFFSLIEAVRGKPVSLQKREMAQQVGLALLVALMIFAFYNDIFRLLGRQ, encoded by the coding sequence ATGTTGGACGCCGGCAGCATAACAACATTTACCCCCGCGATTGCCTTCAGCCTGCTGGAAGCGGTCGATCCCCGACCGCTCCTCTCGCGCCTCGATTACGTGCTCTGGGCTGTCCTCGTCCTGGGCGCACTCATCTTCGTTCACGAGCTGGGCCACTTCTTGGTCGCCAAACGGGCTGGGGTCAAGGTCCTGAAGTTTTCCCTCGGCTTCGGTCCAAAGATCATCGGGTTCAGGCGCGGCGAAACCGAATATCTCCTCTCCGCCATCCCGCTGGGCGGGTATGTCAAAATGCACGGCGAGGATCCCAAGGAAGAGGTCGCCGACCCGGAAGGATCATTCTCTACGAAGCCGGTCGGGTGGCGCTCGCTGATCATCCTGGCCGGCCCGGGTTCCAATTTTCTCCTGGCTATCGTAATCTTCTGGGTGGTCTTCATGTTCGGCGTCCCGACCCTCGCCACCAAGGTCGGGGAGGTCATGGAGGGCTTCCCGGCTCACGAGGCGGGGGTGCAGAGCGGCGATCGAATTACGGCGATCGACGGACAACCTATCGAGAAGTGGGAGGAGTTGGCGGCCCAGATCCATAAGAGTCCCGGACGTCCTGTGCGCCTGACCCTCGAACGGGGGGAACGCCGGTTTGACCTGGTGGTGGCTCCGAAGGCCACCCGCCAAAAGAATGTCTTCGGTGAGGAACAGGAGGTCGGACTGCTTGGCATTGCACCGGCTGAAGAGTTCCTGACCGAGCGGACGAATCCGATGACCGCATTGGGACGGGCGATCTATAAAACCTACGATCTCAGCCGCCTGATCCTGCTCACGTTTGTCAAGTTGATCCAGGGTGTCGTCCCGGCCAAGACCATCGGCGGACCGCTTCTGGTGGCGCAGATGGCCGGTCAGCAGGCGCGCCAAGGTGTTCTGAACCTCATGTTCTTCACCGCCCTCTTGTCTATCAACCTGGGAATCCTGAACCTGCTTCCGATCCCTATCCTGGATGGCGGGCATCTGTTCTTCTCGCTCATTGAAGCCGTTCGCGGGAAGCCGGTTAGCCTGCAGAAACGAGAGATGGCCCAACAGGTCGGGCTGGCCCTGTTGGTGGCCCTCATGATATTTGCCTTCTACAACGATATCTTCCGACTGCTTGGAAGACAGTGA
- a CDS encoding 4-hydroxy-3-methylbut-2-en-1-yl diphosphate synthase, which translates to MIERRKTRQIRVGAVKIGGNAPVSVQSMTKTDTRDVRATVDQIWALEVAGCDIVRVGIPGKEAAEKLWEIRKQIRIPLIADIHFDYRLALIALQQGVDGLRLNPGNIGDRSRVEEVVKAAAARRIPIRIGVNAGSLEKNLLARDGGPTPRGMVESALRHIRILEDLNYPEIKVSLKASDPLMMIEAYRLLADEIEYPLHLGVTEAGTPGVGTIRSAVGIGTLLAEGIGDTIRVSLSADPVKEIKAGVEILKSLGLRRGGLTLVACPSCARADIDLVPLAQEVERRLAGITKEIHVAVMGCEVNGPGEARGADIGVAGGKGIGWIFKKGEAPRKVKESEIVDALIEEVNKMVAEGDGYN; encoded by the coding sequence ATGATCGAACGACGCAAGACGCGACAGATTCGAGTCGGGGCCGTCAAGATCGGCGGCAACGCGCCGGTCTCGGTCCAGTCGATGACGAAGACCGATACGCGCGATGTCCGAGCCACGGTCGATCAGATCTGGGCCTTGGAGGTCGCCGGGTGTGACATCGTTCGGGTCGGTATCCCGGGGAAAGAGGCGGCGGAAAAACTGTGGGAGATCCGCAAACAGATCCGGATTCCTCTCATCGCCGACATCCACTTCGACTACCGGCTCGCCCTGATCGCCCTGCAGCAAGGCGTCGACGGTCTGCGTCTCAACCCCGGCAACATCGGCGATCGTTCGCGCGTCGAGGAGGTCGTCAAGGCGGCGGCCGCACGAAGAATTCCGATCCGGATCGGGGTCAACGCCGGATCGCTGGAGAAGAATCTGCTGGCGAGGGACGGCGGGCCGACCCCACGAGGGATGGTGGAGAGCGCCCTGCGCCATATCCGGATCCTCGAAGACCTGAACTATCCGGAGATCAAGGTCTCACTGAAGGCCTCCGATCCCCTGATGATGATCGAGGCCTACCGCCTGCTGGCGGATGAGATCGAGTACCCCCTCCACCTGGGTGTGACCGAGGCCGGGACACCGGGGGTAGGAACGATCAGATCGGCGGTCGGAATCGGAACGCTGCTGGCCGAGGGGATCGGTGACACGATCCGGGTGTCGCTCTCGGCCGACCCCGTCAAGGAGATCAAGGCGGGTGTTGAAATCCTGAAATCGCTCGGACTTCGAAGGGGTGGGCTCACGCTGGTCGCCTGCCCGTCCTGCGCAAGGGCCGATATTGATCTGGTTCCGCTTGCCCAGGAGGTGGAGCGGCGACTGGCTGGGATCACCAAGGAGATCCATGTCGCCGTGATGGGGTGCGAGGTGAACGGACCGGGGGAGGCCAGAGGGGCCGATATCGGGGTAGCCGGCGGTAAGGGGATCGGTTGGATTTTCAAAAAGGGAGAGGCCCCCCGGAAAGTGAAGGAGTCCGAGATTGTGGATGCCCTGATTGAGGAGGTCAACAAGATGGTGGCGGAGGGTGACGGCTACAACTGA
- the aspA gene encoding aspartate ammonia-lyase (catalyzes the formation of fumarate from aspartate) produces MATRIEKDVLGQKEVPSGAYYGIQTVRAMENFPISGLRLHPRMVEAMVGVKKVAALVNTDLGLMKPEIGRAIAAAADEVLAGQLRDQFAVDVYQMGAGTSCNMNVNEVLANRAIELLGGQKGEYTVVHPHDHVNMAQSTNDVFPTAMRIAARLLFAELLPILDDLKTALAQKATEFDGILKSGRTHLQDAVPIRLGQEFAAYAATVGKCRERIAGAVRSLEELGIGGSAAGTGLNTHPEYRSRLVEYLHTWTGIEWRTASDMREAMQSNLPIAESSSALRLLALELIRICNDLRLLASGPTTGFAEIVLPAVQPGSSIMPGKVNPSMAEMLNMVCFQVIGNDLAISMAVQAGQLELNVMMPVMAHNLHQSIEILKNAVRVFTDRCVRGIIADVDRCRRYAEGSMALAAALNISLGYARAAEVVRRAVRDRKSIIDVVREESLLTEAQIAQILEPMNLTEPGLPGRPDQFR; encoded by the coding sequence ATGGCGACGCGGATCGAAAAGGACGTATTGGGGCAAAAGGAGGTCCCGTCCGGGGCCTACTATGGCATTCAGACGGTCAGGGCGATGGAAAACTTTCCCATCAGCGGACTCAGACTGCATCCCCGGATGGTGGAGGCAATGGTCGGGGTGAAGAAGGTGGCCGCGCTGGTGAACACCGACCTGGGGCTCATGAAGCCGGAGATAGGGCGGGCAATCGCCGCGGCGGCCGACGAGGTCCTGGCCGGCCAACTCCGCGATCAGTTTGCGGTAGACGTCTACCAGATGGGGGCCGGGACATCGTGCAACATGAACGTGAATGAGGTCCTGGCCAACCGGGCCATCGAGCTGTTAGGCGGTCAGAAGGGCGAGTACACGGTTGTTCACCCCCATGACCATGTGAATATGGCCCAGTCTACCAACGACGTCTTTCCGACCGCCATGCGGATCGCGGCTCGCCTGCTTTTTGCGGAGCTACTGCCGATCCTCGATGATCTGAAGACCGCCTTGGCACAAAAGGCAACGGAGTTCGATGGTATCCTGAAGTCGGGGCGCACGCATCTGCAGGACGCGGTTCCGATACGGTTGGGGCAGGAGTTCGCGGCCTATGCGGCGACCGTCGGCAAATGTCGGGAGCGGATCGCCGGTGCCGTACGATCGCTGGAGGAGCTGGGGATCGGCGGGAGCGCCGCCGGTACCGGCCTGAATACCCACCCGGAGTATCGTAGCAGGCTGGTGGAGTACCTACATACCTGGACGGGAATCGAGTGGCGTACCGCGTCCGATATGCGCGAAGCGATGCAGTCGAATCTGCCAATCGCCGAAAGCTCGTCGGCCCTGCGGCTGCTCGCGCTTGAACTGATCAGGATCTGTAACGATCTTCGCCTGCTCGCCTCTGGGCCGACCACCGGGTTTGCCGAGATCGTCCTGCCTGCCGTCCAACCGGGCTCGTCAATCATGCCGGGCAAGGTTAACCCCTCCATGGCGGAGATGTTGAACATGGTCTGTTTTCAGGTGATTGGAAATGATCTAGCCATCTCGATGGCGGTTCAGGCCGGGCAGCTTGAACTGAATGTCATGATGCCGGTTATGGCCCACAACCTTCATCAGTCGATTGAAATCCTGAAAAACGCCGTACGGGTCTTTACGGACCGTTGCGTCCGGGGAATCATCGCCGATGTCGACCGATGCCGGCGATATGCCGAGGGGAGTATGGCGCTGGCGGCCGCCTTGAATATCTCCCTCGGCTATGCCAGGGCCGCCGAGGTGGTGAGGCGCGCTGTACGCGATCGAAAGAGCATCATCGACGTGGTCCGGGAGGAAAGCCTGCTGACCGAGGCCCAGATCGCCCAGATCCTTGAGCCGATGAACCTGACCGAACCCGGACTACCCGGCCGGCCGGATCAGTTCCGATGA
- a CDS encoding uracil-DNA glycosylase, with amino-acid sequence METLCRQIIACRRCPRLVRHRERTAREKVRRYRDWTYWGRPVPGFGDPTARLLVVGLAPAAHGGNRTGRVFTGDRSGDFLYRALYRAGFANQPTSTDRDDGLRLTDCYIAAAVRCAPPDNRPTPVELRRCRPFLVEELSLLRQVRVIIALGQIAFRACLDALETCGATLPTPRPRFGHGQVTVFPDGLVLVASYHPSQQNTQTGRLTEPMFQQIFDIARDAASGTSAHG; translated from the coding sequence CTGGAGACGTTGTGTCGACAGATCATCGCCTGCCGGCGTTGTCCGAGGCTGGTGCGGCATCGGGAACGGACGGCCCGAGAGAAGGTACGCCGTTACCGTGATTGGACCTACTGGGGGCGGCCGGTTCCCGGTTTTGGCGATCCGACCGCGCGCCTGCTCGTAGTCGGCCTAGCGCCGGCGGCCCACGGCGGTAATCGGACAGGCCGGGTCTTCACGGGGGATCGGAGCGGCGACTTCCTCTATCGGGCACTCTACCGGGCGGGGTTCGCCAATCAGCCGACGTCAACCGACCGCGACGACGGTCTGCGTCTCACGGATTGCTACATCGCGGCAGCCGTTCGATGCGCGCCCCCGGATAACCGACCGACCCCCGTCGAACTGAGGCGCTGTCGCCCCTTCCTCGTGGAGGAACTGTCGCTGCTCCGGCAGGTTCGAGTCATTATAGCCCTGGGTCAGATCGCCTTCCGGGCCTGCCTGGATGCCCTGGAGACCTGCGGCGCTACACTCCCGACCCCCAGGCCGCGCTTCGGACATGGACAGGTCACGGTCTTCCCTGATGGCCTCGTGCTGGTCGCCTCCTATCATCCCAGTCAACAGAATACCCAGACCGGCAGGCTGACCGAGCCGATGTTCCAGCAGATTTTTGACATCGCACGAGATGCCGCCTCAGGCACATCAGCACATGGATAA
- a CDS encoding 1-deoxy-D-xylulose-5-phosphate reductoisomerase produces MKRVSILGSTGTIGVKALAMIDLHRDAFEVVALAARDNIDLLEQQIRRFSPRIVAVGTSRAATALKERVNDLPVEIGWGDDGVLGAATASEADIVLTAIVGAAGLLPSLAAIKAGKDIALATKEVMVMAGELVIAEARSRGIRLLPVDSEHSAIFQCLDGQQSRAYLKRVLLTSSGGPFRRRPKESFATITPQEALQHPTWVMGKKITIDSATLMNKGLEVIEASWFFSLAPEQIDVIIHPQSIIHSMVEFLDGAILAQMGVTDMGLPILYALSYPERLQTPLPPLDLNSLSALTFEPVDHERFPCLGLAYQALRAGGTYPAVLNAANEVAVDLFLSGRVAFPDIATLIARAMDSHQGRKIDSLEDALDADREARKRVLATLPT; encoded by the coding sequence GTGAAGCGCGTCAGCATTCTTGGCTCAACCGGAACCATTGGGGTCAAGGCCCTGGCGATGATCGACCTGCACCGCGACGCCTTCGAGGTGGTCGCCCTTGCGGCCAGGGATAATATCGATCTTCTCGAGCAACAGATCAGGCGGTTCTCCCCCCGCATCGTCGCCGTCGGAACGTCCAGGGCCGCAACAGCGCTGAAGGAACGGGTCAACGATCTCCCCGTCGAGATCGGGTGGGGGGACGACGGCGTACTCGGTGCGGCGACGGCGTCCGAAGCCGACATTGTCCTGACGGCGATCGTCGGCGCAGCGGGCCTGCTCCCGAGTCTCGCCGCCATCAAGGCGGGAAAAGACATTGCCCTCGCGACAAAAGAGGTCATGGTCATGGCCGGCGAACTGGTCATCGCCGAGGCTCGATCGCGGGGGATTCGACTGCTGCCCGTCGATAGCGAACACTCGGCCATCTTCCAGTGCCTGGACGGACAGCAAAGTCGTGCGTATTTGAAGCGGGTACTCTTGACCTCCTCGGGAGGACCGTTCCGCCGCCGCCCAAAAGAAAGCTTTGCAACCATCACGCCGCAAGAGGCGTTACAGCACCCGACATGGGTGATGGGCAAGAAGATTACCATCGACTCGGCCACCCTGATGAACAAGGGCCTCGAGGTCATCGAGGCCAGTTGGTTCTTCTCTCTCGCGCCGGAACAGATCGACGTCATCATCCACCCGCAGAGCATCATCCATTCGATGGTGGAATTCCTGGATGGCGCGATCCTGGCTCAGATGGGCGTCACCGACATGGGACTGCCGATCCTGTACGCCCTCTCGTACCCTGAGCGCCTTCAGACACCGCTACCGCCTCTCGACCTGAACAGCCTGTCGGCGCTCACCTTTGAACCGGTCGATCATGAGAGGTTCCCCTGTCTCGGCCTCGCCTATCAGGCACTCCGAGCCGGTGGAACCTACCCCGCCGTTCTCAATGCCGCCAACGAGGTGGCGGTCGACCTGTTTCTCTCAGGCCGCGTGGCCTTCCCGGACATTGCCACCCTCATTGCTCGAGCGATGGACAGCCACCAGGGTCGCAAGATCGATTCGCTTGAAGATGCCCTGGACGCCGATCGTGAGGCCAGGAAGCGGGTGTTGGCGACGCTGCCCACGTAA
- a CDS encoding 3'-phosphoesterase: protein MSMPATSVMLRFVVHEHNATRLHYDFRLEMGGVLKSWAVPKGPSMNPADKRLAVMVADHPVDYIDFEGIIPEGHYGAGPVIVWDEGTYEMVESRSPEVQLDSGKLTILLKGRKLRGIFTLARFAGGETGREWLLMKKGDQYADQAWTLKSELTATRLKALAMKTPSCETS, encoded by the coding sequence ATGTCGATGCCTGCGACAAGCGTGATGCTACGATTCGTTGTCCATGAGCATAACGCCACCCGCTTACATTACGACTTCCGGCTTGAGATGGGCGGGGTCCTCAAATCGTGGGCGGTTCCCAAGGGACCCTCCATGAATCCGGCCGACAAGCGCCTGGCCGTCATGGTCGCCGATCATCCGGTTGACTATATCGACTTCGAGGGAATCATCCCGGAAGGGCACTACGGCGCCGGTCCGGTTATCGTCTGGGATGAGGGGACGTATGAGATGGTCGAGTCCAGATCACCGGAGGTTCAACTCGACAGCGGGAAACTCACTATTCTCCTGAAAGGACGGAAGCTGAGGGGCATTTTTACGCTGGCCCGGTTTGCCGGAGGCGAGACCGGAAGGGAGTGGCTGCTGATGAAGAAGGGCGATCAGTATGCCGACCAGGCGTGGACGCTCAAGAGTGAGCTGACGGCTACTCGACTCAAGGCGTTGGCGATGAAGACGCCATCGTGTGAAACCTCATAG
- a CDS encoding proline--tRNA ligase, whose amino-acid sequence MRWTRSLIPTLKEEPAEAEALSHALMIRAGLVRQLAAGIYVTLPLGQRVMDKITAVIREEMNRIGGQEITMPVLHPAELWQQTGRWTTIGEEMFRLHDRGKRQMCLGMTHEEVVAWLAAREIRSYRDLPQIWYQIQTKLRDEARPKSGVLRTREFVMKDSYTLDRDEAGLERNYELHKEAYCRIFRRCGLAFHVVESDPGMMGGAVAHEFMAPSAAGEDEIALCDRCRYSANVEMAVSRPRQPAFPNWDLEEIATPGVGTIEEVCRFLKIDPALTIKSLLLITPEGPLLALLRGDQRLHEKKLAKMVGETRQAHRDEMLIHLGAGAGSIGPVGVKLEIFADESLRTGRYVAGANKDGFHLRGVEPGVHFQPQWADMHQVSSGDGCPHCEGSLSVERVIEVGNIFRLGTKYSGPMKAVYLNEAGAECPIVMGSYGIGVARIAAAAIEQRHDDLGIVWPPALAPFQLHLLPVNVREPRIAEVAEALYTQLQHEGVETLYDDRDERAGVKFKDADLLGLPLRMTVGTRTVKDGMIDLKIRKTGEEIRTPVSEAISRAHTLLSGLTD is encoded by the coding sequence ATGCGTTGGACACGATCACTAATCCCGACACTGAAGGAAGAGCCGGCAGAGGCGGAGGCGCTCAGCCACGCGCTGATGATCCGCGCCGGGCTGGTCCGGCAACTTGCGGCAGGGATCTATGTCACCCTCCCGCTGGGCCAGCGCGTCATGGACAAGATCACTGCCGTCATCCGTGAGGAGATGAACCGAATCGGCGGCCAGGAGATCACTATGCCGGTTCTACACCCGGCGGAGCTGTGGCAGCAGACGGGGCGATGGACGACGATCGGAGAGGAGATGTTTCGGCTGCACGATCGCGGCAAACGGCAGATGTGTCTGGGAATGACGCATGAAGAGGTTGTCGCGTGGCTGGCGGCTCGCGAGATTCGCTCCTATCGGGATCTCCCGCAGATCTGGTATCAGATTCAGACCAAGCTTCGAGACGAAGCGAGACCGAAGAGCGGTGTGCTGCGGACGCGGGAATTCGTCATGAAGGATTCCTATACATTGGATCGGGACGAGGCGGGGCTGGAGCGGAACTACGAGCTCCATAAGGAGGCGTACTGTCGGATCTTCAGGCGGTGCGGGCTGGCCTTTCACGTCGTCGAAAGCGATCCGGGAATGATGGGCGGTGCGGTTGCGCACGAGTTCATGGCCCCGAGCGCGGCCGGTGAGGACGAGATCGCCCTCTGCGATCGTTGCCGCTACTCGGCCAATGTCGAGATGGCGGTCTCCAGACCCCGACAGCCGGCATTCCCGAACTGGGATCTGGAGGAGATCGCCACACCGGGCGTCGGGACCATTGAAGAGGTCTGCCGCTTCCTGAAGATCGACCCGGCGTTGACTATCAAATCGTTGCTGCTCATAACGCCGGAGGGTCCGCTTCTGGCCCTTCTGAGAGGCGATCAGCGGCTTCATGAGAAGAAGCTTGCAAAGATGGTCGGAGAGACGCGCCAGGCGCATCGCGATGAAATGCTGATCCATCTCGGAGCCGGGGCCGGCAGCATCGGACCTGTCGGGGTGAAGCTCGAGATTTTCGCCGACGAGTCGTTGCGCACCGGACGGTATGTGGCTGGAGCCAATAAGGATGGATTCCACCTGCGCGGCGTCGAGCCTGGCGTCCACTTCCAGCCGCAGTGGGCCGATATGCATCAGGTGTCGAGCGGGGATGGGTGTCCGCATTGCGAGGGCAGCCTGAGCGTGGAGCGGGTCATTGAGGTAGGGAATATCTTCAGGCTCGGGACGAAATACTCCGGCCCGATGAAGGCGGTCTATTTGAATGAAGCGGGAGCGGAATGTCCGATTGTGATGGGCAGCTACGGGATCGGGGTCGCGCGTATTGCGGCAGCGGCGATTGAGCAGCGCCATGACGATCTGGGGATCGTCTGGCCGCCGGCCCTCGCACCCTTTCAGCTTCATCTGCTGCCGGTTAATGTGCGCGAACCGCGGATCGCCGAGGTCGCCGAGGCGCTGTACACCCAGCTTCAGCACGAAGGGGTCGAAACCCTGTACGACGACCGTGACGAGCGGGCAGGCGTGAAATTCAAGGATGCGGATCTGCTCGGCTTACCCCTTCGAATGACCGTTGGGACCCGTACCGTGAAGGACGGCATGATCGACCTGAAGATACGAAAGACCGGCGAGGAGATACGGACCCCGGTCTCTGAAGCGATCTCGAGGGCGCATACCCTGCTGTCCGGTCTTACCGACTGA
- a CDS encoding cold-shock protein yields the protein MRGTGKVKWFNEAKGYGFIERPEGGDLFVHYSAIQGNGFRTLTEGQEVEFDVVEGPKGKQAANVVKL from the coding sequence GTGCGAGGCACCGGGAAGGTCAAATGGTTTAATGAGGCGAAGGGATACGGCTTTATCGAGCGACCGGAGGGCGGCGATCTGTTCGTGCATTACTCCGCCATTCAGGGAAACGGCTTCAGGACGCTGACTGAGGGCCAGGAGGTAGAGTTTGATGTCGTGGAGGGGCCGAAGGGAAAGCAGGCTGCCAACGTCGTCAAGCTGTAA